A DNA window from Pseudomonas tohonis contains the following coding sequences:
- a CDS encoding type II toxin-antitoxin system RelE family toxin: MTYKLEFLPSALKEWEKLGHTVREQAKKKLRERLEAPKVQADALRDLPGHYKIKLRTAGYRLVYRVEDDRVVVMVVAVGKRERSAAYKAAGKR, translated from the coding sequence ATGACCTATAAGCTCGAGTTCCTGCCCTCGGCGCTGAAGGAATGGGAGAAGCTGGGTCATACGGTGCGTGAGCAGGCAAAGAAAAAACTGCGTGAGCGGCTGGAAGCACCAAAGGTTCAGGCTGATGCCCTCAGGGATCTGCCTGGGCACTACAAGATCAAGCTCCGAACAGCAGGCTATCGATTGGTCTATCGGGTCGAAGATGATCGTGTGGTTGTGATGGTGGTCGCAGTGGGCAAGCGTGAACGAAGTGCAGCTTACAAGGCAGCAGGTAAGCGTTAG
- the radC gene encoding RadC family protein codes for MHLHKLKASDTAGTYLVESPVTENDILLMARQLASLRLRKGRALTSPKEVFSHLQALLADYEHEVFALLMLDSRHRVIAFEELFRGTLDGASVYPREVVKLALEHNAAALILVHNHPSGDPEPSMADRNLTTKLQDALNLVGVRTLDHVVVGQEDCVSLAERGYL; via the coding sequence ATGCACCTGCACAAGCTGAAAGCCAGTGACACGGCCGGCACCTACTTAGTCGAGTCCCCGGTGACGGAAAACGACATCCTGCTGATGGCCAGGCAACTGGCCAGCCTGCGTCTGCGCAAGGGACGTGCCCTGACGTCGCCTAAGGAGGTGTTCAGTCACCTACAGGCGCTGCTGGCTGACTATGAGCACGAGGTGTTCGCCCTGCTCATGCTCGATAGCAGGCACCGGGTGATTGCGTTCGAGGAGCTGTTCAGGGGGACTCTTGATGGAGCCAGCGTGTATCCCAGGGAGGTCGTGAAGCTCGCCCTGGAGCACAACGCCGCCGCCCTGATCCTGGTGCACAACCACCCTTCGGGTGACCCAGAACCCAGCATGGCGGATCGAAACCTCACCACGAAACTGCAGGACGCGCTCAACCTGGTCGGAGTCAGAACGCTCGATCACGTTGTGGTAGGCCAGGAGGATTGTGTGTCGTTGGCTGAGCGCGGCTACCTGTAA
- a CDS encoding hydrolase or metal-binding protein, translating to MLKGLAITPPVLGRISIGKVIEKNGKRLPEKDDQFTITSQVQGKDGWLLHPINDELRQGKDDKLRSIPIRLLFNEPELNFRADYTLFDRQSGRPVCVGNGETCKRVTQDGMQSLPCPSPDACPLAKGGACKPYGRLNVVIGDEDPLGSFVFRTTGFNSIRTLAARLHYFQAISGNRLACLPLELRLRGKSTRQSHGTPIFYADLTVRGGMDMSEALVSASELDSRRQAAGFNQAALDEAARRGFGNGAFEDSEEDASAIVEEFYPEGEAPAAATISQLNPTKPSLAEKLDAQAARHTPPTDQDQGGRHAPAQAESQ from the coding sequence ATGCTCAAAGGTCTGGCTATCACCCCGCCGGTACTCGGGCGGATTTCCATCGGCAAGGTCATCGAGAAGAACGGCAAGCGACTGCCGGAGAAGGATGACCAGTTCACCATCACCTCCCAGGTGCAGGGTAAGGACGGCTGGCTACTGCACCCGATCAATGACGAGCTACGTCAGGGCAAGGACGACAAGCTGCGCAGCATCCCGATACGCCTGCTGTTCAACGAGCCGGAGCTGAATTTCCGAGCCGACTACACGCTGTTCGACCGACAATCGGGCCGACCTGTTTGCGTCGGCAATGGCGAGACCTGCAAACGAGTCACTCAGGATGGCATGCAGTCGTTGCCTTGCCCGTCGCCGGATGCCTGCCCACTGGCGAAAGGTGGTGCCTGCAAGCCCTATGGCCGGCTGAATGTAGTCATTGGCGATGAGGATCCGCTGGGCAGCTTTGTGTTCCGCACCACCGGCTTCAACAGCATCCGCACCCTCGCCGCTCGCCTGCATTACTTCCAGGCCATCTCGGGCAACCGCCTGGCCTGCCTGCCACTGGAACTACGTCTACGTGGTAAGTCGACTCGCCAGAGCCATGGCACGCCGATCTTCTACGCCGATCTGACGGTACGTGGTGGCATGGACATGTCTGAAGCACTGGTGTCCGCCAGTGAACTCGATTCGCGGCGGCAAGCTGCCGGCTTCAATCAAGCAGCGTTGGATGAGGCTGCACGACGCGGCTTCGGCAACGGAGCCTTCGAGGACAGCGAGGAGGATGCCAGCGCCATCGTGGAAGAGTTCTACCCCGAGGGTGAAGCTCCTGCTGCAGCAACAATTTCCCAACTCAACCCCACCAAACCCAGCCTGGCTGAAAAGCTCGATGCACAGGCTGCTCGTCACACCCCACCCACAGACCAAGACCAAGGAGGCCGCCATGCACCTGCACAAGCTGAAAGCCAGTGA
- a CDS encoding YqaJ viral recombinase family protein, giving the protein MKATSLNRSTSKPRPALRLISTKELPREDWLQIRKQGIGSSDAAAAVGLNPYKSQLELWMEKTGRDAGMPKADPLDEESPMYWGNVLEPIVAWHYSKRTKNKVRRINAVLQHPDPELSWMLANIDREIIGADDVQILECKTAGINGARLWKDGVPEYVQLQVMHQLAVTGKQAADVAVLLGGQSLEIHRIERDEQMIARLIELERKFWHYVETDTPPPADGTASAESALRCLYPEDNGQVVDFSGHAGLAAAFIELKAVRQSIADKEKREAELKQMLQQAMGDASRAEFSNGYVSWRKAKDSIGLDVAQLLKDKPYLQAKYPLLKPGARRFLVG; this is encoded by the coding sequence ATGAAAGCGACTTCATTGAACCGCAGTACCAGCAAACCCCGTCCGGCTTTGCGTCTGATCAGCACCAAGGAATTGCCACGCGAGGACTGGCTGCAGATTCGCAAGCAAGGCATCGGCAGTTCGGATGCCGCTGCTGCGGTAGGACTCAATCCGTATAAATCGCAGCTGGAACTCTGGATGGAGAAGACAGGCCGCGATGCCGGTATGCCCAAGGCTGATCCTCTGGATGAGGAAAGCCCGATGTACTGGGGCAACGTGCTGGAGCCCATCGTGGCCTGGCACTACAGCAAGCGCACGAAGAACAAGGTACGGCGCATCAACGCTGTGCTGCAGCATCCGGACCCGGAGCTGTCGTGGATGCTGGCCAACATCGACCGTGAGATTATCGGGGCCGACGATGTGCAGATCCTTGAATGCAAGACAGCCGGCATAAACGGGGCACGCCTCTGGAAAGATGGCGTGCCGGAGTATGTGCAGCTGCAGGTGATGCACCAGCTCGCCGTCACCGGCAAGCAGGCGGCGGATGTAGCAGTACTGCTGGGTGGTCAGTCGCTGGAGATCCATCGCATCGAGCGGGATGAGCAGATGATCGCTCGCCTGATCGAGCTGGAGCGCAAGTTCTGGCACTACGTGGAAACGGATACGCCACCACCGGCTGATGGCACCGCCTCCGCTGAATCAGCCCTGCGCTGCCTCTACCCGGAGGATAACGGTCAGGTCGTCGACTTCAGCGGACATGCCGGACTGGCCGCAGCCTTTATTGAACTGAAGGCCGTTCGCCAGTCGATTGCCGATAAGGAAAAGCGCGAGGCCGAGCTTAAGCAGATGTTGCAGCAAGCCATGGGCGATGCCAGTAGAGCGGAGTTTTCCAATGGCTACGTCAGTTGGCGCAAGGCCAAGGACAGCATCGGCCTCGATGTCGCTCAACTGCTCAAGGACAAGCCCTACCTGCAGGCCAAGTACCCGCTGCTGAAACCAGGTGCACGGCGCTTCCTGGTCGGCTGA
- a CDS encoding DUF932 domain-containing protein has translation MAHQIEQMAYVGATPWHGLGNNLPQKQPIEVWQREAGMDWQILESPVHFKSDAIGHLGAIHSFPEQKVLYRSDTKAPLSVVSQRYHTVQPKDVLEFYRDLTEVSGYELETAGVLKGGRKFWALARTGQGAALKGNDHVNGYLLLATSCDGTLATTATPTTIRVVCNNTLTIALNGTSRAIKVPHNTRFDPNLVKKQLGIAVSQWDDFMYRMRHLAERKVQWHEAMGFFMNVMCEVSPTGQLPEQLPNERALRRVQELYEGRGRGSQLESAKGTAWGLLNAVTEYVDHERRARSTEYRLDSAWFGQGAQIKQRALDAALQLAA, from the coding sequence ATGGCTCATCAAATCGAACAAATGGCCTACGTTGGCGCTACTCCGTGGCACGGCCTGGGTAACAACCTGCCGCAGAAACAGCCCATCGAAGTCTGGCAACGCGAAGCCGGTATGGACTGGCAGATCCTGGAAAGCCCAGTGCATTTCAAGTCGGATGCCATCGGCCATCTGGGCGCGATCCACTCGTTCCCCGAACAGAAGGTGCTCTACCGCTCGGACACCAAGGCACCGCTGTCGGTGGTCTCGCAGCGCTACCACACCGTGCAACCCAAGGATGTCCTGGAGTTCTACCGGGACCTGACCGAGGTCTCCGGCTACGAGCTGGAAACCGCCGGCGTGCTCAAAGGCGGTCGTAAGTTCTGGGCGCTGGCGCGTACCGGACAGGGCGCCGCACTCAAGGGCAACGACCATGTGAATGGCTATTTGCTGCTGGCGACTTCCTGCGACGGCACCCTGGCCACCACTGCAACACCAACCACCATCCGCGTGGTCTGCAACAACACGCTGACCATCGCCCTGAACGGCACCAGCCGAGCGATCAAGGTGCCGCACAACACTCGCTTCGATCCAAATCTGGTGAAGAAGCAGCTCGGTATCGCCGTCTCGCAATGGGACGACTTCATGTACCGCATGCGCCATCTGGCAGAGCGCAAGGTGCAGTGGCATGAGGCAATGGGCTTCTTTATGAACGTCATGTGCGAGGTCAGCCCGACAGGCCAGCTTCCTGAACAGCTGCCCAACGAGCGCGCCCTGCGCAGGGTTCAGGAACTGTACGAAGGCCGTGGCCGGGGCAGTCAGTTGGAATCGGCCAAAGGCACCGCCTGGGGCCTGCTCAATGCCGTGACCGAGTATGTCGATCATGAGCGTCGTGCGCGGAGCACCGAATATCGGCTGGATTCTGCCTGGTTCGGCCAAGGCGCACAGATCAAGCAACGCGCCCTGGATGCAGCGCTGCAACTCGCCGCCTAA
- a CDS encoding helix-turn-helix transcriptional regulator, which produces MRKVVDRLGISRSTIYDWMNPKSPRYDSTFPLPIKLSGKCSHGAVGWLESDIIFWIQSRKVITMNGARA; this is translated from the coding sequence ATGCGCAAGGTGGTTGATCGATTGGGTATATCGAGATCCACGATATACGACTGGATGAACCCTAAGTCACCCCGTTATGACTCAACATTTCCTTTACCAATAAAGCTATCTGGTAAATGCAGCCACGGAGCTGTGGGCTGGTTGGAGTCGGATATTATTTTCTGGATCCAATCTAGGAAAGTGATCACCATGAATGGTGCTAGGGCATGA
- a CDS encoding YfjI family protein translates to MTYFYRILPKIGADFPSLTSLPLLKSVTDEAEFIMKAPRDLIFQAELAAIAIACQGIYDVLKPTGLIAPTSLMLLTIADSGERKTSVGNFFLDPIREFQREMDIAFAEELRVWEVKQSIWEMKNKEIFRCIVKSTREEESSLFWEEEAIEHAKLKPMRPRRFKMIYDDTTSEALMFGMFQNIPSAGLISTEANLKNKAFRDLPKMNSLWGGDPITVDRKTAESYELNDARLTVAFMTQPAAFGSFVSDNGEILRGSGLWARFLVGKPISTQGYRGFDYSTVSLEHRKKFEERIKALLELNFDVLKKGKRARQTISFSPEAADLWVKMFNEIEAGIRVGGRFEGAGDLASKLADNISRVAALVHIFEGESEIISLASLRFAIDYCTWCSDEFYRIFMPAPEAEVNAARLLRFLKDERQAGCLEIKKNDILIYGPKCVRKKDKLNPALDELVSAGYVSIFRRGKTCFVDISGVGYGF, encoded by the coding sequence ATGACGTACTTTTACCGAATACTACCTAAAATTGGTGCTGATTTTCCAAGCCTAACGTCATTGCCGTTGCTGAAGTCTGTCACGGATGAAGCTGAATTTATTATGAAGGCTCCCAGGGATCTGATTTTCCAAGCGGAACTAGCAGCAATCGCTATTGCTTGTCAGGGTATTTATGATGTTTTAAAGCCAACTGGGCTGATTGCCCCAACTTCTCTAATGTTGCTTACAATTGCTGATTCTGGTGAGCGAAAAACCTCGGTGGGTAATTTTTTCTTGGACCCAATTCGCGAGTTTCAACGGGAAATGGATATAGCTTTTGCCGAAGAACTTAGGGTGTGGGAGGTTAAGCAAAGTATATGGGAGATGAAAAATAAAGAAATTTTTAGGTGCATAGTCAAATCTACCCGAGAAGAAGAGTCTTCATTGTTTTGGGAGGAGGAAGCTATTGAGCATGCCAAGCTAAAACCAATGCGCCCGCGACGCTTCAAAATGATTTACGACGACACAACCTCAGAAGCCTTAATGTTTGGAATGTTCCAGAATATACCATCAGCAGGATTAATCTCGACTGAGGCAAATCTGAAAAATAAGGCTTTCCGTGATCTTCCTAAGATGAATTCGTTGTGGGGCGGAGATCCAATAACTGTTGATCGGAAGACGGCCGAAAGCTATGAGCTGAACGATGCGCGGCTGACGGTTGCGTTCATGACCCAGCCAGCCGCATTTGGTAGTTTTGTGAGTGACAATGGTGAGATTCTTCGTGGATCTGGATTGTGGGCGCGATTTTTAGTTGGCAAGCCCATTTCTACTCAGGGTTATCGTGGGTTTGATTATTCTACAGTTTCTCTGGAGCACAGAAAAAAATTTGAAGAACGAATTAAAGCTTTGCTTGAATTAAATTTTGATGTGCTGAAAAAGGGTAAGCGCGCACGCCAGACTATTAGCTTCTCTCCCGAAGCTGCTGACCTATGGGTCAAAATGTTCAATGAAATAGAAGCGGGGATTAGAGTTGGCGGGCGATTCGAAGGTGCGGGAGATCTAGCCTCTAAGCTGGCAGATAACATATCAAGAGTTGCTGCGCTGGTGCATATTTTCGAGGGCGAAAGTGAAATAATATCTCTGGCTTCGTTAAGGTTCGCTATTGACTATTGCACTTGGTGTTCGGATGAGTTCTATCGCATATTTATGCCGGCGCCTGAAGCTGAGGTGAATGCTGCAAGGCTTTTGCGGTTTCTGAAGGATGAAAGGCAAGCGGGTTGTCTTGAAATAAAAAAGAATGACATTTTGATTTATGGTCCTAAATGTGTCCGGAAGAAGGATAAGCTTAATCCGGCGCTGGATGAGTTGGTTTCGGCTGGGTATGTGTCTATTTTTCGACGCGGTAAAACTTGTTTTGTTGATATTTCAGGCGTGGGCTATGGTTTTTAG